The sequence CGAGTCACCCAGCCGCAGCGCGCCGTCCTTCGCGTGGCCCGAGTAGTAGACCATCAGCGCGGTGCGCTCGCCCCGTGCGCGGGCCTCTCTCGCGCGCGCCTCCAGCTCCGTCAGCGCGGCGAGGAAGTCGCGCGAGTCCTCGTCGAGCAGCAGCTTCGCGTCCCCGGGCGCCACACCGCCGAGGCGTTGCAGCAGCGTGTACATCTTCCGCGCGTCGTCGCGGGCGAAGCGCAGGGGGCGCGTGTCGTTGCCGCCCTCGTCATTGCCGGCCACCAGCGCGAAGCGGCGCAGCGTGTCCGCGTGCGCGGCGGTGGCCATGAGGGCCAGCGCGAGGGCCAGCGCCCGGAATGGAGAGGGCAGGGGACTCATGGCTTGAGCAGCACCCAGTGCGCCTGTTCACCCGGCACGTCGAGCGGCGCCATGTGCTCCACCTCGCCGTTGGCCGCTTCGAAGGACCGCCGCGCCGACTCCATCAGCGCGTCCATCTTGAGCGGCGTGTCCGTCAGCACCAGCACCACGCGCTCGGCGCCGGAGCCCGTCAGCTCCCAGCTGTCCGGCAGCCAGTGCATGTCCGCGCCGGGCTCCACCGGCAGGCTCTCGCCGGACTCGGGGTGCAGCGGCGTCACCTCGCCGATGGCATCCACCGACAGCGCCGCGACGTAGCGGTGCTCGTGCGGCTTGTAGCCCAGCATCACCCGCTCGCCTTCCTCCAGCGCCTCGGGCGCGTCCGTGCGCGCCTCGCGCTGCGGGCCCACGCCTCCGCCGATGCGCAGCTCCGCCACCGCGCCGCCGCCCTTGATGCCATTGCGCCCGTGCTCGCCGCCATTCAGCAGGGGCCGGGCCAGGAGCACCACCAGCACCGAGGCGGCCATGGCCACCGTCGTGGCCACCCAGCGGCGGGGCGGCGTGCGGAAGGACTCGCTGCGCTTCTGCCGCTGCGCCGCGCGCTCCACGCCGGCCTCGAAGTGCTCGAAGGGGACTTCCGCCTCGAAGCGGGCCTGCTCGTGCTCGAGTCCGCGCAGGGTGGCGCCGCAAGCCGTGCAGGAGGCCGCGTGGGCGCGGGCACGGGCGGCCTCGGCGGCGGCCAGGTCCCCGGCGCTCAGGCGGCGCAATGTCCACTCCGACTCGTGCGCGCTCATCGGACCCTCAGCTCCTCTCCGCCCAATTCGGCGAAGCGCTCCAGCCTCTTGCGGATGGTGGGGACCGAGCGCCCGAGCGCCGCCGCCACCTCTTCCAGCGTCATCCCGTCCACGTGGTAGTGCACCACCGCCGCCTGCGTCTCCACGTCCACCTTCGCCAGCAGCCGACGTATCAAATCCCGCGTCTCCAGCTCGCCCGCGCCGCCGTGCCCCTCGGAGCGCGCCGCCGCGTCCCGCTCGAACCATTGCCTCCAGCTCGCGCGCTCCGAGCGGAGCTGGTTGAGGCAGTGGTTGGTCGCAATCTTCATCAACCACGTCAATGGCGACGACTCCGCGCGGAAGTCGTCGCCGTGGGTGAGGGCGCGGGCGAAGACGTCGTGCATCGCGTCCTCCGCCTTCGTCGCGTCCTTCAGCAGATAGCGGCAGCGACCCAGCACGCTGCCGCCGTACTTCGAATACAGCTCGCGGAGCAGGGCACGCCGGTCCTGGGGGTGGCCACCCTGAATCACCTTGAGGACCGGCTGGCTCGTTCCCGTCACGCGACGCAGCCTACCGCGAGCCGCGTCACGGCGTGGAGTAGACGGCGGTGCTGAAGTTGCCGCAGGCGTTCACCGCCCCGTACCCGAGGGCCGGGTTGAAGCTGACGATGAAGTACACGCTGAGGAAGTTGCTGTCCCAGCACTCGCTCAGCGAAGCCTTGCTGAACAGGTCGCCGCCCGACAGCTCGATATCCGAGCGGCCAGCCCCGGTGGACTCCCAGCGGCTCTTGATGGCCAGCGTCTCCTTCGCCGGGCGCGCCGGGTCGGTGTCGATGTTCTTGTGGACGACGAAGTCCAGCTCGCCGCCCGCGCCCTGCGCCTGCTTGAAGCTGTAGCTCGCGTCGACGCGCGAGCTGGTCTCGTTGTCGCGAATCTGCTGGAACTCCGCCTGCACCGACGCCACCGCCGACGCGGAGGTGCGCGAGTAGCT comes from Pyxidicoccus parkwaysis and encodes:
- a CDS encoding DUF4384 domain-containing protein — translated: MSAHESEWTLRRLSAGDLAAAEAARARAHAASCTACGATLRGLEHEQARFEAEVPFEHFEAGVERAAQRQKRSESFRTPPRRWVATTVAMAASVLVVLLARPLLNGGEHGRNGIKGGGAVAELRIGGGVGPQREARTDAPEALEEGERVMLGYKPHEHRYVAALSVDAIGEVTPLHPESGESLPVEPGADMHWLPDSWELTGSGAERVVLVLTDTPLKMDALMESARRSFEAANGEVEHMAPLDVPGEQAHWVLLKP
- a CDS encoding RNA polymerase sigma factor; its protein translation is MTGTSQPVLKVIQGGHPQDRRALLRELYSKYGGSVLGRCRYLLKDATKAEDAMHDVFARALTHGDDFRAESSPLTWLMKIATNHCLNQLRSERASWRQWFERDAAARSEGHGGAGELETRDLIRRLLAKVDVETQAAVVHYHVDGMTLEEVAAALGRSVPTIRKRLERFAELGGEELRVR